From a single Lytechinus pictus isolate F3 Inbred unplaced genomic scaffold, Lp3.0 scaffold_19, whole genome shotgun sequence genomic region:
- the LOC129260776 gene encoding neurogenic locus notch homolog protein 2-like encodes MQKTWILVLIALAFVTLVLADNDNEDDIDMAGMCPVEEFEEEEEVEEKTCKAPGHPCDSNPCQNGGTCYEKFGALTYYRCYCTQSWIGRHCENVSTKPKPERQQFPGRYIPCFAKKFNKDGICYDDLYDF; translated from the exons ATGCAGAAGACATGGATACTCGTCCTAATCGCCCTCGCTTTCGTAACTTTAGTACTAGCAGATAATGACAACGAAGACGACATCGACATGGCTGGTATGTGTCCCGTCGAAGAAttcgaggaggaggaggaggtagaagagAAAACGTGTAAAG CTCCGGGTCATCCATGTGATTCGAACCCTTGTCAAAATGGTGGTACTTGCTATGAAAAGTTCGGTGCGTTAACCTATTACAGATGTTACTGTACTCAAAGTTGGATCGGAAGACATTGTGAGAATG TTTCGACGAAACCCAAGCCAGAAAGACAGCAATTTCCAGGACGTTATATTCCGTGTTTCgcaaaaaaattcaacaaggaCGGAATATGTTACGacg atCTATACGACTTTTAA